The Leucobacter viscericola sequence GCGGCGCTGCACACCCTCGACGAAGTCGGCCGAGGTAATGCCGGTCGCAACGAAGTAGGCATTGTCGCTCGCGACGAGGTCGTTGGCCTCGAGCACACGGGTCAGGTCGTGACCGGCGTCGATCGCGCGGGCACGCTCCTCGTCATCCTTGGGCCAGAGGCGGCCCTGAATCACACCGCCGAGCGCCTTCACCGCGCACGCGGTGATGATGCCCTCGGGGGTGCCGCCGATCCCGACGCACAGGTCAATGCGCGAATCCCAGCGAGCCGCGTTCACGCCGCCCGCAACATCGCCGTCCATGAGCAGACGGGTTCCGGCGCCAGCAGCGCGAATGTCAGTGATGAGCTGGTCGTGACGCGGGCGATCGAGCACGGCAACACGAATGTCAGAGACGTCAACGCCCTTGGCTTTCGCCAGCGCGCGAATGTTGTCACCGATCGGGCGATCGATGTCGACAACGCCGACGCCCTCGGGGCCACACACGAGCTTGTCCATGTAAAACACGGCCGAGGGATCGTACATGCTGCCGCGATCCGCCACCGCAATCACCGAGAGCGCACCGGGGCGACCCTCAGCAGTTAGCCGGGTGCCGTCGATCGGGTCAACGGCCACGTCGCAATCAGCGCCCTCGCCGTTGCCAACCACCTCGCCGTTGTAGAGCCACGGTGCATCATCTTTCTCACCCTCGCCAATAACGACGGTGCCGTTCATGTTGACGGTTGAGAGGAAACGGCGCATCGCGTCAACCGCGGCGCCGTCGGCGGCGTTTTTATCGCCGCGGCCAATCCACGGGGTGGCACGCATTGCTGCTGCCTCGGTCGCGCGGACGAGTTCCATCGCGAGGTTACGGTCGGGCTGCCACTCGCCAAGCGAATTCGGTTCAGTCATACACACAACCCTACCGCGTAGACTTGACGACAAAGCGGCTTCACGCCGAACAATCCAGCGGCCTCGCGCCGAACCCATGACAGCGGCCATTCGCCGATCCGATTGACGCCAAGGAGCACACATGCCCGTCGCAACCCCGGAACAGTATGCAGCAATGCTCGACGCAGCGAAGTCAGGATCCTTCGCTTTCCCCGCGGTCAACGTTTCTAGCTCGCAAACCCTCAACGCAGCGCTGCAGGGCTTCTCAGAGGCAGGATCCGACGGCATCATTCAGGTCAGCTTCGGTGGCGCTGATTACTTTGCGGGCCAGTCGGTCAGCAACCGCGTCGGCGGTGCGATCGCCTTCGCAAAGTACGCCGAAGAGGTCGCAAAAGCGCACAACGTCACCGTTGCGCTCCACACGGACCACTGCCCCAAGCAGCACCTCGAAAACTTTGTACTGCCGCTCGTCGCGGCCAGCGAGGAGCGTGTCGCGCAGGGCGGCCTCCCCTACTTCCAGTCGCACATGTGGGACGGCTCAGCGATCCCGCTCACTGAAAATCTCAGCATCGCCAAGGAGCTGCTGCCCCGCATGGCGGCGGCACAGATGATCCTCGAGGTCGAAATCGGCGTTGTCGGCGGCGAAGAAGACGGCATCAGCCACGAGATCAACGACCAGCTCTACACGACACTCGACGACGCAGTCGCGACGGTCGAGGCGCTTGGCCTCGGTGACCAGGGCCGCTACATGACCGCGCTCACCTTTGGCAACGTTCACGGCGTCTACAAGCCGGGTAACGTGAAACTGCGCCCCGAACTCCTCGCGGAGATCCAGGCAGGTCTGCAGGCGAAGTACAACACGGGCGAGAAGCCGCTTGATCTGGTGTTCCATGGAGGATCCGGCTCGTCTGCCGAGGAGATCACCGAGGCCGTGCGCAACGGTGTCATCAAGATGAACATCGACACCGACACGCAGTACGCGTTCACACGCCCGGTCGCGGACTTCATTCTCAAGAACTACGACGGTGTGCTGAAGATCGACGGCGAGGTCGGCAACAAGAAGATGTACGACCCCCGCGCCTACGGCAAGGCCGCCGAGAATGGCATGGCCGCCCGCATCGTTGAGGCAGCACAGCAGCTCGGCTCCGCTGGCCGATCGGTGAGCGCCTAATGTCGAATCTCCCCGAGGAGCCGCAGTCTGCTGACCAAGAAACCACTGGTCAGCAACCCACCGGTCAGCAGGACTCAGGTCAGCAGGCCTCAGGTCAGCAACCCGCCGGCAATAAGACCGGAGCTGCGACCCCAGCGGTGACCCCTCCGGCGGCACGCCCGCAGCCCGCCTTTGGCGAGTATGCACCCGAGGGTTGGGAGTGGAAACCTGAGGGCTCTGATAAGCCCGCTGAGGCAGACGCTCCAGCCGCCTCCGCTGGACGCTCGACAGGCGGCGCCATCGCGGGTGTCCCTCACAACCTGGGCGCGGCCAACAGCGCTTCAGCATCGGCAACCGCACCGGTGAGCCCGTCCCAACCGGGGCAGCAAACAGGTTCTCAACCACAGGGCGACCGCGCCGCGAACACAACGGGTGATCCTGCACCCTATCGCGCGAACAACGTGCCCGCCGCACCCCCCGCCTACGCGGCTCCGGCCATGGGTGCGAACGCCACAACACCGTCTCGCACCGGTGATCGCGTTATGACCATCATCCTGCTCGGGATTGGCGTATTCGGCGTGATCTTCTCCTTCCAGGTCATGATGGGGATGAAGGCGAGCTTCGTGCTGATGGGCGAGGCACTTGAGATCAAGGACTTCGAGGTTCCCGCGTGGGTCGGAACCCTCGGCACTATCAGCGCCCTTGGATTCCTCGCACTCTTTGCGGTCACGCTCATCTTTTCGATCCAGCGCATGCGGGCTCGAAAGGTTGCGTTCTGGGTTCCGCTGACCGCGGGTGTTATTGCGTTTATCGCGATGATCGTGCTGATCATGGTTGCGATCTTCTCGTCGCCGGAGCTGATGGATGCGGCAGCCGATCCTGGCGCGAATCAGAAGATTCTCGATTACCTCTATTCGACCACGCCGTAGACCAGGCTGTGAGTCGTAGGGCCGCTCCGAACATTTGTTTGGAGCGGCCCTACAACGTTCGCGCATGAATGTCGCTGGGTGGCACTACGCTGAACCCATGAATTCATCGTCGAGTTCCTCCGTACCTAATCGTGAGGCATCGTCAGCGGAAGAGCCAGATAGGCTCCCCCGCAAGACGGTCGTGCGCTATGCCGCAGGCTCTCTTGGCACGGGCGGCTTCGCAACGCTCCCGGGCCTCGTGCTGGTCTACTACCTCACGGACTCACTCGGGGTCACGGCACTGCTCGCGGGTGTCATTGTGACGGGAGCAAAACTCTGGGACGTGCTCATCGCCCCGGCCATCGGCGGACTGAGCGATCGTTCGCTGGCTCGCACCGGGTCACGACGCGGCCCCATGCTCGTCGGGGCTATCGGGCTACCCCTCGCGTTTGTACTCACGTTTGCGGTGCCCCACGGGCTCTCCCCCGGGCTCTCTGCAACCTGGGTGCTCGTTGCCTTTGTCGCCGCTGCCACATTTTTCAGCCTGTTCCAGGTGCCGTACATCGCACTTCCCGCCGAGCTCACAACGGGTTACCGCGAGCGCACCCGTTTGCTCTCGTGGCGCGTTGTGGTTCTCACCCTCGCGATCCTGCTGTTTGGCGCGGGTGGACCCGAGATCCGCGGACTCTTTCCAGACGATCCACTTCTCGGCTACCTCGTCATGGCCATTGCGGCCGCTGCGGTTCTTGCAACTGGGCTACTCATCGCGACAACAATCGCTCCGCGAGGATTGCCAGAGAATGTGCTCCGCGATGCCCCAGGCGTGTTTTCGCTCGAGCATTACCGCGAGGGCATCTCGACGTTACGCGAGAGCCAAGCGTTCCGCGCGCTGCTTGCAACGTTCATGCTGCAGGGACTCGCAACCGGCCTGATGCTCGCGGGCGCTCAGTTTGTTGCGCGATGGGTACTTCAAGACGAGGGCGCGGTTACGATCCTGTTCATCTCACTCATCGCCCCCGCCGTGTTATTCGCTCCGCTCTGGCGCTGGATCGCGGACCGCCTGGGCAAAGAGCGCGCGTTTCGTATTGCGAGCCTGCTCTTTCTCATCGGCGCCGTCGCGCTCACCGGCATGCTGTGGGCGCCTGGCTGGTGGATCGTCGGCCCCGTAGCGCTCGCGGGCGCTGCTTACGCCGGCATGCAAACGCTGCCCATGGCCATGCTGCCAGACGTGATTAGCGTTGATGCTGACCGACCGAATTCGGATCGCGGATCGCGCGCCGGTGTCTTTGGCGGCGTCTGGACAGCCGGTGAAACAGCCGCAATGGCCCTCGGAGCCACCGTGCTCACGATTGTGCTGGCACTCACTGGATACATCGAGTCGACGGTCGGTACGACCGTCGTTCAACCCGCCGCCGCAATCGCTGGGATCTCGCTGTCGTTCAGCCTGCTGCCCGCCGGATTGATGCTAATCAGTCTGCTCACACTCAACCGCTACAAACTGCGCGAACACGACCTTTCGGAGAAAATCGTATGAACTCGTCTGAGGTACTCGTCCGACTCAAGGAGCTTCGCAAGCTCGATGCCCCCACCCACGGCGGCAAGGTGTTGGCCTATGTGTACGACTCGGGGCTGAGCGAACTCGACGAGCTTGCTGAGGCTGCCGCGGCAATCGCGCGGCCGCTGAACGGTCTAGACCCTACAACTTTCCCGTCGATTGCGGCAATGGAGCGCGATCTGGTCCGCTTCGCCCGACACGCGTTCCACGGCAGCCGCTCCGGTCTCGGGCCACGAGTAGTTGGCAGCATCACGAGCGGAGGCACCGAGAGTTGTCTGCTCGCGGTTAAAACGGCTCGGGATCTGTGGCGTGCGAAAGATCCGCGTCGCAAGCACGCCCGACCCCGCCTCGTAACAGCGGTGACAGCTCACGCGGCTTTCCAGAAGGCGGCCAGCGCGTTCGACCTCGATTGGGATCCCGTGCCGTGCCAGGCTGACGGCAGCGTGCGCGCTGAAGACATGATTCGACACCTCGGCGATGACGTTGCCCTTGTGGTTGTGTCGGCTCCCGCTTACCCGAGCGGTGCGCTCGATCCGATCCGCGAGGTGGCCACCGCCGCCGCATCCCGCGGCATCTCTTGCCATGTTGATGCCTGTTTTGGGGGCTTCGCACTGCCCTGGTGGCCGGGGGCTCCCGCCTGGGATTTCCGCGTCTCGGGAGTGACCAGCATTTCGGCCGATCTCCACAAGTACGGCTATGCCCCAAAGGGCACCTCGGTGTTGCTGCATCGCGGTCGAGATCGCCATCGCAAGCAGTTTTTTGCCACCACTCGCTGGCCCGGATACCCCGTTGTGAACCCAACGCTCCTCGGGTCTCGATCCGCGTCTCCACTCGCCGCAGCGTGGGCCATCACACAGCACCTCGGCACCAGAGGGTACGCGGAGTTGACGGCCGCGTGCGTGCGCGCGACAGAGGGGATCAGGCAAGCGGTCGCAGAGATTCCAGGGCTCGCGGTGCAGGGTGATCCTGTTGGGCCCGCACTCTCGCTCATCGCTGATGTGAGCGCACCCGAGCATCTGCAAGTCGACCCGCATCATCTCGCTGACGAGGTCGCACGGCACGGATTCAAGATCCAGCACCAGCCGGGGCTTCACCAAACTGACGGCCCCGACCTGCCGCACAGTGCGCACCTGACGATCACTCCGGTGACGGAGCGCTCGCTGACAGAACTTGTCACAGCCCTCAAGGATTCGGCCGACGTGGTTCGGGGCCGTGCGCAGGCGAATCCGTGGCTCGAACTAGCGGCGCTAAGGCTGCTGGGTTACGGGAAAAGCGGCCGCGTACCGGGCCCCGCAATGGCCTGGACAATCTTGCAGGTTGCCGGGGCCGGAGGTGCCGCGAAGGGCAAATCACTGCCCGGCAATATGGCACCGCTCATGGCTCTCGTTGAGAGGCTGCCCGCCCCTGTTGCGGAGGCGCTGCTGACCGAGCTGCTCGCGAGGGTTTCTGAGCCTCGCTAGCGCACACGCCCGCCGAGGGCGCGCTCATCGCGCTTGCCGTTGACGTCTTGGCGCAGCTCTTTCGGCAGCGAGAAGACAAGGTCTTCCTCTGCGGTGACGGTCGCGCGCACATCGGAGTAACCAGCGTCGGCGAGATCGTCAAGTAGCTCCTGCACGAGCACCTCTGGAACCGACGCGCCACTGGTCACACCGACCGTGCGCACACCATCAAGCCACTCCTGCTTGACCTCGTTTGCAAAGTCAACACGGTAGGCGGCCTTCGCCCCGTACTCAAGCGCGACCTCTTTCAGGCGCACTGAGTTGGAGGAGTTTGAGGATCCGACCACCAGCACCAGATCAGCCTGCGGTGCGATCTTCTTGATTGCGACCTGGCGGTTCTGGGTGGCGTAGCAGATGTCGTCACTCGGCGGATCTTGCAGGTTCGGGAAGCGCTCGCGCAGACGCCGCACGGTCTCCATGGTCTCGTCGACCGAAAGTGTAGTTTGCGAGAGCCAGACGAGCTTGTCAGGATCTTGCACCTCAAGGGTGTCGACGTCTTCGGGAGAGTTCACGATGGTGATGTGGTTCGGGGCTTCGCCAGCGGTACCCTCAACCTCTTCGTGGCCCTCGTGGCCGATCAGCAAGATCTCCATGTCTTGCTTCGCGAAGCGCACGGCCTCGCGGTGCACCTTGGTGACGAGCGGGCAGGTCGCGTCGATGGCGTGCAGGTGGCGATCCTCGGCCGCGGCAACCACCGCCGGCGAAACACCGTGGGCGGAAAACACGACGTTTGCACCCTCGGGCACCTCGTCGACTTCCTCAACAAAGATGGCGCCCATGTCTTCGAGCGTGCGCACGACGTGAACATTGTGCACGATTTGCTTGCGCACATAGACGGGAGCACCGAAGCGGTCAAGCGCCTTCTCCACGGCAACCACGGCGCGATCCACCCCGGCGCAGTAACCGCGGGGGGCAGCAAGCAGCACCTGCTTGGTGCCCTCAACCGGCAGATCTTTAAGCCTGCCAACTTCGCGGCGCAGACGCGGCATCGCGAGACTCACAACGGGCGCACCAATCGTGCGCTGATTTTGCCCCGAGTGCTGAGTAGCGATTAGTTCCTCAGACCCAGCGAGTTGCGTTTCACCCATGCGCCCAGTTTACGTCGTGACCTCTGGGAGACACCGCATAGTGGCTTCTCTTGCAGGGTGCGCGTCGACCGGTGCCGGTAGTGTCGAAGCATGGTTGATACCTCGAATGCACCAGCAACCCGCGAGACACCGTGGCCGGTCGCAGTCATGAGCGAAAAGATCGCCGCCTGGATCGAGCGTCTCGGCATGGTCTGGATCGAGGGTGAGGTCACTCAATGGCAGCTGCGTGGCGGCCACGTCTACGGCAAGCTCAAAGACCTCACGCAAGACGCGACCGTGAGCTTCACTGTGTGGCGCTCTGTCACGCAAAAACTGACCAGCGAGTTTGCGCAGGGCGATCGGGTGATTGCCCTCGTCAAACCTAACTTCTGGGTCAAGGGTGGTTCGCTCACCGTGCAGGTGTTTGAACTCTCGCACGTCGGTCTCGGCGAGCTGCTCGAGCGGTTGGAACGGCTGCGTCGACAGCTGCAGCAGGAGGGTCTCTTTGATGCCTCCCGAAAGAAGCCACTTCCTTTCTTGCCCGGTCGCATCGGTCTCGTCACGGGCCGCGACTCCGACGCAGAGAAAGACGTGATTCGCAACGCGACTCTGCGCTGGCCCGGGGTGCAGTTCAAGGTGCACTACTCGGCAGTACAGGGGGATCGCGCAGCGGCCGAGGTCGCGGCGGGCATTGAGGCGCTGGATCAGGATCCCTCGATTGATGTCATCATCGTGGCGCGTGGCGGTGGCGATTTCCAGAATCTGCTGCCCTTCAGCGACGAACGCGTGGTGCGAGCTGCGAGCGCGGCGACGACTCCCCTCGTGAGCGCCATTGGCCACGAGGCCGATCGCCCACTGCTCGACGAGGTCGCGGATCTGCGCGCCTCGACGCCGACCGATGCTGCAAAGCGAGTTGTGCCCGATGTTGGCGAGGAGCTCGCTGGTCTGGATCAGGCGAGGGCCCGCATGAGTTCGCGGCTCGGCCAGTACCTGCAGCACGAGACCGACCGTCTCTCGCAGTTGCGCGGGCGCCCGGTGCTCGCAAACCCCAACCGCCTCATTGACGAGCGAGCTGAAGATCTCGTGCGCTGGATCGCGCGCGGCACCGAACTCGCGGATCGCAGTGTTGAGGATCGCGCCGTTTCGCTCGCTGAGACGCGCGCCCGCCTCAACGCACTCTCCCCGCGGGCCACACTTGAGCGCGGCTACGCCATCGCTCAGCTCGCAGACGGCGAAGTGCTGCGCGATCCTGAACAGGCAGCTGCGGGATCCGAGATTAAGTTGTCCCTCGCGGGCGGAAAGCTCGCGGCCCGGGCGGAGTGACCTGCCCCTGAACCTCCTACCCACTGCCCCTGCCCCCCCTACATGTCAGCCGGTGTTGGCACACCAGCCGGTCGAAGACCGCAGTTTCAAACCGGCTGAGTGGCCAGCACCGGCTGACACGCCAGCTGAGGCCACCCCTCAAACAAGGCGGGTAGACTGATCCTCATGTCTGAAGCCCTCCAGGATCCCGCCGAGCTCAGCTACGAGCAGGCACGCGACGAGCTCGTACAGGTGGTTGGTCGCCTTGAGCAGGGCGGCACCACCCTTGAAGAGTCACTGCAGCTGTGGGAGCGCGGCGAGGCACTCGCTGCCCGCTGCGAGGAGTGGTTGCTCGGTGCTCGACAGCGACTCGAGGCAGCTCGCCAGGGCGTTACCGGTGAGAACGAGGCTCAGAACTAACAATGGCAAAGAAACAGAAGCCCCCGACAATCGTCGCAGAGCTCGGCAGGCCCGAAACCAAGGCCGAGACCGCGGCACGCAAGGCGACAGACTCCTTCAACTACCGGCAGCGCAAGACCGTCAACAACCTGGTCTTTTCGCTGATTGTCACCCTCGGTGTTGTTCTCGTCATCTTCCTCGCGGTGCCGCAGGGCAAGGGACACTTCGAAGATCAGGCGCTCGACGTCAAGACGCTGGCGGCCGAGGCCTCTCCGACCGCCGGACGCACGCTGGTTGCACCCGAGGTTCCGAAGGCCTGGAAGGCGAAGCAGGCGCGACTTCTGCAGTCTGACGACGTGAACTACTGGAAGATCACGTACACCACCGTCGACGAGGCCACCGGCCAGGAGGCCTACGCCTCCGTCGTTCAGGCGTTTACCTCTGATGGGTCGCCCGTCGATGACGCCTGGGTCTCGGAGCAGTTTGAGCGACAGGAGCCGACGGGTTCCGAGCAGCTTGCCGGAATCGACTGGGTCGTCTTTGACCACCCCGAACTCAGCCCCGACAACAGCAACGTTGTCTTTGCGCTCCAGGGAACCTGGAAGGGCGACGCGATCCTCGTGTCTGGCACAGACACACCGGCAACTCTGCGCCTTCTCGCGATCGACGCCATAAAATCACTGGAGTCGGGATCTGCGGATGCGACAACCGAACCCACCAAGGAGGCATCGTGACCAGTCCCCGAGTGACCCCTCAGCAGGCGTGGGACGCGCTTGCTGCTGGGAACGCGCGCTTCATCAAGGGTGGGCCCCAGCATCCGCGGCAAGACGTCGAGCGCCGCAATGAACTGGCGACCGTGCAGAAGCCTGATGCCGCTCTGTTTGGTTGCTCTGACTCACGTCTGGCCGCGGAGATCATCTTCGACGCTGGTCTCGGCGACCTTTTTGTGGCGCGCAACATGGGGCACGTTGTTGCCGAGTCAATCACCGCGTCAATGGAGTACGCCGTCGTAAACCTCGGGGCCGCAATTATTGTGGTGCTCGCCCACGACTCCTGCGGCGCCGTTGCCGCCTCGATCGACCAGATGACGAAGGATCCCACGCCCGTTCCGCTCGCGGTTGGCAACACGCTTGAGCCGATCCTGCCCGCCGTGCAGCGCCTCTGGATGCGCGAGAATCGCAACACCCCGTACGTCGACAGCACGCTCATCGATGCCGACGCAGTTGGTCGCGTTCACCTCGACAACACGGTGAACGCACTGCTGCGAAGCTCACGCATCATCAGCGACGCCGTCGCAAACGGCACCCTCGGTGTTGTTGGCTGCCAGTATCGCCTCGCAGAGGGACGCGCCGTTCCGGTGAGTGCGGTCGGGCCACTCGACATCGCTGAAGATACAAAGCCTGCCCCCATTCTCTAATTTCCACCGTTGTATCCCGCCGTCAACCTGCGCGAAGCCGCAGGACCCAACATCGAACCGAAGGATGATTGTGACTGAAGAAATCGAGTACCGCATCGAGCACGACACGATGGGTGAGGTTCGAGTACCGAAGAGCGCGCTCTATGCAGCACAGACCCAGCGCGCCGTCGAGAACTTCCCTATTTCGGGCAAGGGCCTGGAGCCCGCGCAGATCGTTGCACTCGCTCGCATTAAGCGCGCGGCTGCCATTGCGAACGCTGAGCTCGGGATCCTCGACGCCGACATTAGCAAGGCCATCGTTGCGGCCGCCGACGAGATCATCGGTGGTGCACACCACGACCAGTTCCCGGTGGACACCTACCAGACCGGTTCAGGCACCTCCTCGAACATGAACATGAACGAGGTGCTCGCGACCCTCGCAACCAAGCACCTCGGTGCACCGGTTCACCCGAACGACCACGTGAACGCCTCGCAGTCCTCGAACGATGTGTTCCCCACGTCCGTTCACATTGCTGTCACCGGCGCGCTCATCGAGCAGCTCGTGCCTTCGCTCACCCACCTCGCAGAGGCGTTTGAGGTCAAGGCTGAGCTGTGGAAGACCGCTGTGAAGCCGGGTCGCACGCACCTCATGGATGCAACCCCCGTCACGCTCGGCCAGGAGTTCGGTGGCTTCGCCGCGCAGATTCGCTACGGCATCGAGCGCGTGCAGGCTGCGCTCCCCCGCGTTGCAGAGGTTCCCCAGGGCGGCACCGCCGTTGGCACCGGCATCAACACTCCCCTCGGCTTCCCCGAAAAGGTCATCGCTGAGATCGCTGCTTCCAGCGGTCTGCCCATCACCGAGGCTCGCGATCACTTCGAGGCGCAGGCGAACCGCGACGGTCTCGTTGAGGCATCGGGCGCGCTGCGCACCATCGCGGTGTCGCTCACCAAGATCAACAACGACCTGCGCTGGATGGCGTCGGGTCCCAACACCGGCCTCGGCGAACTGCACATCCCCGATCTGCAGCCCGGATCCTCGATCATGCCCGGCAAGGTGAACCCCGTTGTTCCCGAGGCCGTGCTGATGGTGTGCGCGCGGGTTATCGGCAACGACGCAACAATCGCGTGGGGCGGCGCTTCGGGCTCCTTCGAGCTCAACGTGCAGATCCCCGTTATGGGCACCGCGCTGCTCGAGTCGATCCGCCTGATGTCGAACGCAACGCGTGTGCTGGCAGACAAGACCGTTGCCGGTCTTGAGGCCAACGTGGATCGTGCAGCGGCTCTGGCGGGCATGAGCCCGTCGACCGTCACCCCTCTAAACCGCCTCATCGGTTACGAGGCCGCCGCGAAGATCGCCAAGCACTCGGTCGCCAAGGGCATCACCGTTCGCGAGGCAGTGATCGATCTCGGTTACGTCGAGCGCGGCGAGGTCAGCGAGGCAGACCTCGACAAGGCACTCGACCTGCTCTCGATGACCCACCCGGGTGTCGCAAAGTAGTTAGCCCTTCGCCCATACCTCTGCATTTGCGGGTCAGTTTCTGGCACTAAACCGCGTTTTAGTGCCAGAAACTGACCCGCAAATCTTGGGATGTACGTACGAAAGTTAAACCATGGGTGAATCCCTCAACTGGCAAGAGCGCATCGATGCGGTGTGGAACGATTCCGAGGCATCAGCCGACGAAGTGATCGCGCGGATCACGGAGCTGGTTTCAGAGCTGCCCGCTGACGATCCCCGCGGGCC is a genomic window containing:
- a CDS encoding class II fumarate hydratase, translating into MTEEIEYRIEHDTMGEVRVPKSALYAAQTQRAVENFPISGKGLEPAQIVALARIKRAAAIANAELGILDADISKAIVAAADEIIGGAHHDQFPVDTYQTGSGTSSNMNMNEVLATLATKHLGAPVHPNDHVNASQSSNDVFPTSVHIAVTGALIEQLVPSLTHLAEAFEVKAELWKTAVKPGRTHLMDATPVTLGQEFGGFAAQIRYGIERVQAALPRVAEVPQGGTAVGTGINTPLGFPEKVIAEIAASSGLPITEARDHFEAQANRDGLVEASGALRTIAVSLTKINNDLRWMASGPNTGLGELHIPDLQPGSSIMPGKVNPVVPEAVLMVCARVIGNDATIAWGGASGSFELNVQIPVMGTALLESIRLMSNATRVLADKTVAGLEANVDRAAALAGMSPSTVTPLNRLIGYEAAAKIAKHSVAKGITVREAVIDLGYVERGEVSEADLDKALDLLSMTHPGVAK